TTACAAGAAATACGTATACAAGTTATGTTCCGTTCTTTTCCGGCCTTCGTTGTTGAAGGCCGCGCGCAGCTGCTCCATCTTTCCCCGGTCTGTTTCTAGTCTCTCAATCTCTCGGAAGTATTCTTTCGCGTTCTCGGACTGTCACTCTATCTTTTTATTCCTCATGCCTCTTaaacacacaaacacacacacacacacacacacacacacacacacacacacacacacacacacacactcattctctcattctctcttgCTCTTGTCATTCATATTTTCGTCCGATTTAAACTCGCGCCCTATACTTCACATTATCACTACACTCACCACGACGCCACGCATCATCGTAATAtgataatcataattatataatcaatatacaCAGTAGTCGCGTAATTCGAGTGATAATAATGACAATATTTTACACGTAAAATGACGCGTTGGCCCGCTCATggcgtaataaatattatttgaataaagaaaatttacaatgATCTACACGTACGCATTTACGTCGAAAAAATATGCGTTCTTCGACGACCATTCTCTCTTCCATGCactctttccctttctctcttcctctcattctctcctcttctcttttGTCACTCTTTCTTTCATTCGCTCGCTCTCGCTCAGTGTTTCAGCATGCATTCGACTCGCGTGTACTTATTCAATTAATCGCGAGGCTCGCTATTGCACCGCGTCTCCGCACCCTTCGGCTCTTGTCGCTTTTACACTCGCTCGTGTATCTCCACACACCTTCGATTCGTAGCAGTCGTAATGCTCTCCGAGGCGACTCTCGTCCGTCCCCGCGAGCAAACTCAccggtttctttttttttcgtagtAATAAGTATCAACAAAGAGATTCCTATACAGGGTCGAACCCTAGCCTATCCTATGCGCTAATAAACTACGGCCTTACGATCTAGAGGTATACATGCTGACGATCTTACGACAGATGATAGGTAAGcttcctctccttttctcgTTCTCCACCCCTCTCTCGTTTCTTTCTCGTTCTTTATCTATCCATTTCTCTCCGCTCTAATCAATTTTTACTGTTTCCTTTGTCTCGTCGCGATCTTGCTCATCTCACGTCGTAAACGTccttaagtatttataaaatcacaAACTTGGCCGCGTGCCGAGCCCCGTGACTCAGCAGTGCCGCGAGATATGGTGGCAtcacaatttaattaacgctCGTTCAACACCTAAATCTTCGTCACACCCTCTCACGTTCCTTGGGCACGAAAGAAAGTAAGAGTCACTGGTACAATTCTTTAATTCCCATACCGATGGAAGGAAAGTGATACGGAAAAACGGAAGGCGAAACGTGCTGCGAGAAAGTCTTAACGACACGGAAATGTCGATTGTACAAAGTTATGCGCGTCCTGCCTTGGACTCATATTCCCATAGCGATTCCGATCGAGGGAAAATTCTGCGAAAAGCAGAAAATTTCTCTCGCGACGTTTCCCATGTTGCACATGATTCTACAGCGAGAAGGAAACATTCCAAACGATTACGCGCAGATCTACTCTAGAGCATAATCTTCTCGtaacgattaaaaaatatagtaaatgggagaagaaaagagggatcggtataaaagaaataatgagaGAGGTGTATATAAAACAGAATTTGAGGCCCCTCTCCAATGTAGAGTTTTTTTGAAGGGTCTGACGCACGCTATTCGTGCTAACCCAGGAATGGTAAAATGCGTTCTCAATGATGGACTAAAACGATCGCCAAAAATGAAATTTCGCATCGTGTTTGCATTTATTCTGCGAGTGAACGAAATTTcttactataataatatcgTCGTAACGGCGAAGTCTTTTCGACGGAGATATCCACATTTAAGCTGAAAGAGTGCTGTGGCGAggcttaatatttaattctcaaCAAGTATTATATAGAGTCCTTCAGCATCATCTCGGAGCATCAACTTCAGTTTCTATCTTTTGTTTGTGCACGCAAAAGaactaataagtaattaagatatttttttccatgtaattatttatttatttatttatttatatttataattattttttttacttttaatagtaataaattttctttaattttaaaaacaatattagaaGTATATTGTTGCTTAAAAGTTTGAAGcattttgtcaattttaaaaataaattacattttctctctttacagatacaatacttttattaaaaatattgacatatttataagcacatattatttaaatagagattaaaacaaaaaatatatattttatgttaaaaaataaaattcattgaaCTGCTTTGTCGTGGAAAGATAAGCAATTTTGGATTTgacgatttaaattaaattaaattcaggggacgttattttatatatgaaggGTTTAAAACAGCATATGTCGAATTAATGGTACTTTCAAAAAGAGAatagtatataaaagtttttaaaatttatattatttttcagtaaAGTAATTGCATctgtaaagaattatattttatataataaataattttattcaaaaactaCATGAAATGCTTCAAATTTTTGAGCAATAATGAATATGattctaattattaattgatattttaaaatactagtTGAAAATGAATCCTTGTAGCAATGAGCAGGATTGAGAAATAATGCATTACCTTTAACGTTATTACCgttagttactttttttaagtaagaAACGTAATTAGTTACTTTTTCGATTTTCGATGATTCGTTTTTCAATCCAATGAATTATATTTGTCAACgtatacatacaattattatttatgttatattgtatgtattttttattgagcAAGTATATGTAAATTCATCACAGATTAAGGTTGGAAGATATAATTGTGATGAATTCAATTTTCATGCTACAagcatctaaaaaaatttttattgcttatgtaaataaaaaaattattctttatttttatagcgtcaaaatctaaataaatttatattgacttTAATCTTCGagttagaaatatatatcgtaTGATTACaagaaaatagataaaaattacgaATATTACGATTCAATTCATTTCTTACAGCAATAAGAATACATGTAACAGGATTTGTTTCAAATGCATAGATGATAATGTggaattatatcaataattttgtaattgtacGAGTTTTTATCATAGAATTTCTTTTCCGTTATCGAGGTAGCCAAACGACACAGCCTCTCTTTAAGCATAAATCCGAAGACGTCGGATGCGCGACGACGTCGTTCGGCGCGGCGGTGTTCGCGGGGGAAGAGGATGAAAATTTTCACATCGCTAGTTTTACAGTCGTTACAGTATAGATACACTTATGTACAAGTGGCACCGCTACTTACGGGGCTCGGACTATACGTACTTGCTGGACAATTGCTTTGCCAGCTCCGTATACTTGAGAAATTTGGAGTGCGGGCTCTCCTCGAGGGGTGAGGCCGCTGACTGCGACGGGCTGCCGTTCGCCTGCGGAAGCGGCGGCGACTTGTTGCGCTGCGACGTCGGCGGCGACGTGGAGTTGCGACTCGGCCCGCCGGAAGTGCCCTGGGAAACCGCCGCGGCGGCCGCGGCCGCGGCTGCTGCCGCCGATCTGCCGATGGTTAATGGATCCGGAATGACGCCGTCCTTGACAAAGTGCATTTTGGAGAGATGATGCCTGTACGCGCCTTTCGAAATGAAGGGTGTATCGCAGAATGCACACTTCATTATTGAATCCGCGGTAACTACGGCGTCATTGCAGGCCCAGCTGAAAGCCAAGATGGCACCTGGTGTTGGCCCAGGTCCTGGACCGGTCACCCCTACCGTGTTACTGCTGCCGGAACCGATGGTGCTAGTTGCGGAACTACCTCCGGATCTTGAGGTACCGCTGGCGCCAGAACCTCGCGTTTCCGTCTTATCGCATAATTTCTGTAACGCCGCGAGAGGATGGCTGCTTGTTTTACGTCCTTGCGAGTCGACGTTGTTACCGCCGCtaccaccgccaccgccggaTAAGCTGTCGAACATGGAGGACAGCGCTCCGAGACTACTGGATGCCTTAGTGTCAGGTGTACCTCGCGGTGTGACCGATCGGTCGCTGCTGGTAGGACTGCTTGTGCTGTTCCTGCAGGGACTACGTGCGACCTGTTCCACTTGGCTAGTCGGTCGGGGCGTGGGTGGATTCATGCGAGGTGACATAACCTCTCGTCCGTCCTCCGGCGTCTCATGGAGGCTGCTTCGTCGGTGATTGTAGGAACTCTGATCCTCCTCGTCTCTGCAATCGTCTACTATTTCCTTCTTCACGAAGACCTCCCTCGTCGATTGCTGTTGCTCTTCCTCGTTCGTACCTCGCTCCTCTGTCTCCTCATCCCTCGGCTCTTTCTTCACCACTACGGTAGACGATTCCTCGTCTCCGGATTCCTCCGTAGGTTGATGATGGCGACTAGGTAACGGGGCGGCTTGTTTCTCAGGTGTGGCGCGATGATGATGAGAAGGCATGGAACCCGAGTGTCTTTCGTGACTCGCGTTAGACAGGTCCATACGTCTCTCCGGTGTCATGGTATCCGTCCTGCCACTTCCTCGTTCCGATATCGAACTGGACTCGCTACCGCTTCGCTCCCTTCTCGTCGCGGCGTTTGCGTTAAAGTgttgctgctgatgctgctgctgctgataAGATCGAAGTAGACTCATTGTTTGCGGATCGACCAGAGGTTTCGTATAATCTACACTCTCGTCGATACCCAAACGCTTGAGGATGCTCGTACCTATCGGCGCGCCGGGTTGAGCGTGATGCAAACCGGGCGTACCGTGCCTCACGCGAGAATCGAAACTCTTTTCGATGAGCTTCTCTATCGCGTTCAAAACCGACGGTGAGGTACCTATCGGAGCGGTAGTTTCATTAGCGTTCGGTGTAGGAGTATCTTTTCCCGGCGTTGTTGCGTCGCTAGCCGAAGAGGGAGACCGATGGTGCCTCGAAGATATCGAAGACGTTTCCTCATTGACGCTCTTACGTCCGCTTTCGTTGGGCGGCAACGTCGCGGGCAAATGATTGGACATGAGCGCGTTCTTCAGGAAATTTCGCTGATTGGCGCCCACCGTGCCCGCGCCGATACATTGACGTATGTGTTCAACGAAAAGCGGGGTTTCTATCTTTTCGCCGCATTTCTCGCATGTGATTCTACCGGCGTGCTTGCCGAGGCTGTGAGTCAAACCGGCGGCAGCGTCGCCATTTTTAAATTCGTTCTGCGCGCGTTCTAGTTCCAGCAACTTTCTCACGGGCAGTGACTTTTTCCGTTTCTCGCGCGTTTGTCGCCGACGTCCACCGCTTTCGGTAATCGAGCGCATTATATGTTCCTTGTAATGCGAATTCTTTACCATATGATTGCTCAATTCCTTTAGGGAGCTGAACGCTTGATCGCAAACCTTGCAGGTCAGTACAGCGCTAACGTGACTGCTCGTGGCACCAGCACCGGGTCCACCATTGTTTCCGTGAGGTCCGGATCCTCCTCCGCCTGGTTGTACTGTGCCGCCCCCACCACCGGCGACATTTCCGCCACCTCCTGCAGTACCGGTTGCGTTACCGCTCTTGCTCTCGTCTGATGATTTCCAGGATATTATCTGCTCCTGAGAGATAATATTCGTGTAATGTTGCGTTTGCTGCATATGCGAGGTCATCTCGGCTAGGGAGCGGAAGCTCTGTCCGCACCACATGCACTTTAAAATCTGCCGCGTTTGTTCAGCTCCCTTGCCTAACCAGACATCCTGGCCTCGCACAAGCTTTCGCGGCAGTGGCATCGTTTCCTTGATCAGTAGATTCAAATCGGATGGACTTTGTTTGCTGCTAGGTGTGGCCGAATTGTTACTGCCAGTATTGCCGGTGGATGTTTGCGGTTGATGCGGCTGTTGAGGCGGTGGTATGGTTGGCATCGTCGTTTGCTGGGAATGAATTCCTTGCGTTGGCGGTGGTACCGGCATGTTTACGCCGCAGTGCTTTGCCTCCTTCATGTGCGTCGTCATTGCGGCCAAAGTCGGGAAACTTTGTTTGCACCATACGCATTTCAGAACATCCTTCGCTTGATCGGCACCTTTATTCAACCAGTGAGATTGCCAGGCGCTATGGCGACTACTGGACGTCGTCGCCGGTGCGTTGGCACCTGTCCCAGCACCACCTCCTCCGGAAGACGACCTGAAGAGATCCTCGCCACCCAACTTGCTCAGTTCACTCATTTTCTCGAGTGCCTTTGTAGCTTCGCTAGGTTGATACGGCTTGTCCAACGCGGCTGGCGGTTTCATTTTCCCATTCCAAAGTTGATGATGATCTACTACTCCACTGGTGCTCTTCGGCGAAAGCTGCTGCTGACTAGTAGCCGCTGCCGCTACCGCTGCGGCGAAGTACGGAAAGTGCGAGGCCACCACCGGAGACGTCCAGGGAGACACCACGGGCGGTCTACCGAAACCGGACGTGACTCCCGGTGGTGTTTCCTGATGGCTCGTAGAGCTTGTCGTGGAAGCCAGTCTCGATGACTTgcgcggtggcggtggcggcgagTCTTCCGGTCCAGGTCGCTTCCTGCTGGATACCGAAAGATCCAGCGGACCATTGTTCGTTTCCGTCGAGGAAGACGGCGTAGGTGGTTTGCTGAGATTTAATATCTGTTCTTCCTCGTCCTCCTCGGTCGAAGACGTTTTCCTCGTGCTGAAGTCCAGTACAGCTGGCAGGGGTGTCGCCGACGGCGAGATCTCCCCGACGCTGGTAGGCGATACTAAGAGACCGGGGGTGGCGGCTGGTGGCGAACACGAGGAAGAGACCAGCGGCGACACCGAACCACGCGATAAAGGCGAGTGGCCGAGGAGGAGACGCTGATGGGTCTGTTGCAGATACGCCGCCATGACCGCTGCAGGGTGGGATGGTAGCAGGGAGTGAGTTCCAAGGGGTAGAGGCACGATACTACTTGGACTGACTGGACTCGCGCTGCTCCTGGTAGCAGGTGGTGGGGGACTTCCGGTCGCCGGACCGGATGATTCCCGAGAATCTCTCGAAGGACAGCGCGGACTCATTGGCTCCctgaaattgtaaaataacaccGAGCGCTGTAATTTTGGAGTACGGGTGAGCGTACTCTTCGAGATTTCTCTAAGATTTCAAGTGGCTATAATGATGGATGAAACGAATCTTATCGAAACTTGGCGTAAAAATAACGAAACGTTCGCAGTCGGGCAATGGTCATTAATCATGATAATCGCGCGATAATTTTCTTGTAACCGATCCGCGAGCACGCCGCCGCGCTGCATAACGCAGGTGACGCCGTGacgttaatatttcataagcGTCCGCCATAGAAATTACTACGCAAACAGCTTTCGCCGTACTGATGGAAACGACGGATACCCGGAATCATCGGGAGAGGTAAACGGAAAAAAGCTCGCGTGATAAATAGAGCCTAGAGACGTTGGCGTGTTGCAACGTGGATGGTATAACAGCGATGGATAATTCACGCATGAAAACGTCTGTCGTTGCTGGCGCGTATGCACGCGAGATGCGCCCGACACGTAAACGTACCTTGTACCTACGTAGTGTTACGCGACGGACATTACAACAGAATATGACGGATTATTATCGATATAGAAAACGAAAACACACTTTACCGCGCGATGAGTTATTCATCGGTCTTAGAATACTCGCGCGCGTTTACGTCGGCCATATGAGTACTCCTCGCCTCTTGCGCACCAGCGCACGGCCGCGACGTGACGCTCGTGACAAAGTAACGGGGCTCTAAACCATAGACAAATTACGATTAATTGCACGCTCCGACGATGAACGTTAGTCATCCGGCTCGCGCGACAAAAACCGCGCGGATTGGTCGAGGTGTGCCGAGTGTGCAGGAGCGATCGATACCTGTCGTAGCGTCATCAACGCGCGCTAGGATCGACTGTCGGAAGGGAAGCACGTGGCCGGAACGATTAGAGCTTCGCAGTATACAGTCGTTGTGATGGATCGTCGTGCGAGGTTCGGCGCGATgcgcgcggcgcgacgcggcgcggcgacgTTCCAGGCCTGTCGACGGCTCGCTCGTAACTGACTGCTCCTGACTGAATGCCGAATGCGTGCCGCGAGATGAAAGGGGATCGCTGCCACGCATGCAGGGGAAGTTTTTGGGGGCTGGCGGGACGGCGCGGGTGTACGGGGGGGAATGGGAGCGCCACTGCCGCCCCCGGTTAGGCAGGCGGCAGCGCCTGCTAGTGGGGCATCGTCGGTGTGGGACGATGTGTAACACGTGCCTATCTCTATTAGCCGTGTGACGTCGCGCGCGGCAGACACCGATATCAACTCCGACACCAGCTTATTTATCCCTATCTGGGCCTCGCCCCGTCCTCCCCGTCCTCGTTCCATTACCACTTAACCCTCGCCGACCGACGCGCTTACCTCGACTCGCGCATACGCGTATTTACGAGAGCGGCTCCGTGACGATTTGTTGCTCTCTTAAACAACCAACGTGCCTCGTGTACACACGAGGAGCGCCCGACGACGGCGAACATCAAAAAGCTTCGCGGTGTCGCGTCAGCGCGGCTCGCGCGATGATTTAGACGCTTTATTACGGAGGAGCCTCCGCGCACCGGATAAAGCACCGACTAATGAGTCGCGCGGTAGACGCAACGTCGAGCGAAATTTAGGTACCGCTTCTCTCCGACTTTATGCCCGCCATTACGCGTCGGTTCTACAACCGCCGTAGGTGATTTGCGCCGAGCGAGGCGTCACTCGCGCGAATATCCGCAGCTGATTTGCACGGGCCACTGCCTCGTGCACGCGGGTAATGTCGTTTAACGTCCCTTTTCTTGGCGAACGTACACCCGCGTATCGGCACGCAGAGACACGTACATGCAGACACAAGTGTACGGGGACACGCACGGCTACTGACAAATGTAATAAGGAAGGCCGAAGAAAGTTGATATGGATATGAATTGCTACTGAGAAAGTACGAATAGAAGTTGTTACTACCCGTTTGACAACACGTTTAAGCTTGtacgaataatatttttaaccattACTGTATATTGATAGATTTTTTTAGCTTCTTCTTGACTTTTAGCTTCTAATCAAGTCTTTCAGGtctcaataattatttctaccaACGTTTGCCagttttttctaaaaagaagTGTGTTTCTTTTAGCGCACTTTCGTGATCGTTTTTTATTCAGTAATCATTAAGACAGAGAGCAGTATATAAATGGAACatcgattaaataaaaaaattatacagatgCAAAATTTACCTGTCCGGAGGTCCCGTGTCTCGCAGGATAGTCGGGTTTAACCTCGAGGTGGCCGAAGGCGGGGGTGTAGGTGGCGATGCCTCCTCATCGTCCTCTTCATCCGTTCCCTCGGCATCCTCGTCCTCTTTTGCAGCGGGCGCGCAGCCCCTCTCGCTAGGGCTAATGGGCCCATCCTCGTCGACGCAATCGCCCTCCTCGCCTTGGAGGTCCGTACCGGGCGCAGAACCTTCGACGCCGTCCTCCCCTGAAACAAATCAATGAAGCAGCGGATTAGTAGATTAGATCGTATACAGAGAGAAAAGATATCAATCGTatgcagagagaaagatttcttaaaatttaataaaccgttttgttcgactattccaaagaatgtatttctttgtttctaaataagatttctttgtttctttagattttattaaatctaaagaaatctggataaaatttattaaaaccaaagaaatatatgctttgaaatagtcgaacaaaactgtttgttaaatttgaagaaatccTTCTCTCTGTGTAATCAATTGTAAAAAGGAAGGGCTTTCCATTAACGTgcagttacatttttattaaatgtattaaacgACGAGTGCTTCATGCTTTTTGTCActtgtataaatatactatagaataatatagaaatagtTATGTTGCATTGGCAATCTAGATATCTCATTGACCCATCAGCGAATTTTCTATTACATTTGTTAAATAAGATGTGAAGAATACGATACATGATTGTGTCGTTACAAAGAGGAAAATGCGCCCTGTCAGTATAATTCCGCGTGACGAGCAAGTGAACTTGTATTACAAGATATACTCATGCATTTCAGAGCAATTTAGAAGTCAAAAAAATCGGACACAAATACATAACAGTTAATGACATTTCGTGTATCGTCTTTTCTGCCCGGAGATCGCTGATGTAGGACGCGAATCAAATCCTTCTGTCACCCGCCGTATCTTGATAGAAGAGCAGAGAAGAACGTACGACCTAGGAGTGGAGATACTGAGAAATGACGAAGCTAAGTACCTAGGAGTGATATAAAGGTTTAGATGGCGAGTAACACAATGGCACTATCGGTTCATTTATCAGCCTTTCGCGACGacagcgacggcgacggcgacgacgacgacgacgacgacgacgcctaagagggagaggaagaaagagaaaatgcgagctatgTCGGATacgtcgacgtcgacgacgacaAGGTATTGTGTGGGGGACAAGGAGTTCCATCATCTGCATTATGAGTTTTAATCAAATCGTTTCCCTTTGAACCCCTGGTAATGAACAGTGGAACTGTCGCTTTGCGCAGAGAACACGACCTGATCTAAGATCAACAAATATTTGCGGGGGAAAATTACATTGCGTACATTTTCGAAAATCCTACATCGTATCTGATAAACTCGAACAACGTATTACTCAGGATTCAGACATTACGTATGAATTAGAATGTCTCATTAAATTACTATCGTCTATTTTGCCTGACAGCCAACGAAAGTAAGCTACATTTGACAGATTCGGACATGAATACTTGATTCCGTGGAACTCTTCTAGTCGCCATCTTGCTCCCGGCACAGCCTCTCTGAAGAAGGGAGTGCCGTGTCCTCGGTCGCGTGCAATCGCCAAGCCAAGCGCGAGAGCAGGGCGAGAGCGGAAGGTGGTCAGCACACCTCCCCTCATAGAGGGTGGGGACAACCAGGAGCACCGTCCTACTTTGCCGTGAGTGACCAACCAAACGATCGTTTGTTCGCGGACAGGCCacggaagagggagagaaaggagaTCGCACATTGATCCGCGGGTGCATCAGCAACTAATTACGCAGATTTATGTCCCCATTGTCCATTGTCTCTCTACCGGGAGCGATTCTCTCGTTGCCCCGGCGCGGACCATTCGATGGAAGCGACTGGCCGGCCGATCCGGTTGGGACCAGCCGTAGGACGGCGAGAAGGTGCACGACTACGGAGAGAACGACGGGGCGACGAAAGGAGATAAAAGGAGGACCTTTCAGAGGATCGCTTGAATCCAGGCGCGTATCGAAGAGGGGAATACAAGAAGGAACCGAGCGGGCGGACCACCGGCAGGCAGCCCCGCCCGCTAAGAGCATGGTTCATCTTCTACCCTTCCGGGGCCCCCCTTCGAGCCCTCGATCGTAGATCCATGGAATCTAATATTTGCGTGCCGCTACTTTTATCCGTTCCTACACACTGTGGCTTGTCTCTTGTTCGACAATTTGAAGAgatattatttcgaaatttcaATCGTGATCGTCAGACCGCGTTCTATCTTCGTCTTCAGCCAGAGACTTCAACGAGCGTTATTCCGTTTCCGAAAGTAACAGGTAACTTTGATAAACTTGATTACCTTACACACACGCAacgattacattaaaaaaaatcttcataAAAATCCATTAGATTATTGATTGAATCAATGTAACCAGCGCTtaagtcttttaaaaaaaataaaatatattcaaacgATGTTGTTTGTTGTATTCCAGAGTCATGAGACTTCGATAATTTAGTAGAGTACCAAGTCGTAATGACAAGGGTCACCACGGGTTTCGCGACTCGAAAGTATTCCATCGGCGATCGGGATCGATCGGATGTCGACGTCGGGCTCAGTAGGATGCAAATGCTCGCACGAGCGCAGTTCGTGCGGGGCTATTGGCAGGCTGCTAACAAGGACCGCACCGGGTTGCACACATCCCGGACGCAACCCGCCGCGCCGGTAAGATACGCCTCGGGAACGAGAAGCGTGGCGTACCGAGCTTAAAAGCGGCCGAGTCTTGACACTCGGCAAGATGCTACCGACCGATATCCGGCTCCTCTTGTCCTTGACTCGACCAAACCGCTGCACGTTAGAAAAGAAGCGCAAGTGTATTAGCGGTCTTGTGCTATGCCGAGAGCGAGTCGCGTTATCTACGATGGCGATGGTTCTGCACCAATAGTCCGCCTACGACTCTTGGTCCAGAACAATAATTAGTCTTATCGGCGAAGCATCCGCTTTCAAGCCCGTTACAATCTCTGCTTGAtttttctctcattctctctctttctctccctctcttttcctctagcgtgctctctcttctttcttttacaaatGTGTGTCGCTGTGCACTCCCCATCTCTCCTCTCACCCCTTTGTCGTGTCTCTCCTCGCCTGCCCTCACAACGAACCTGCGCACGAGTTACCGATATAGATAGCAGACACCTGCATATGTTGGCGTACATGTGTTGGTGATGTACTCAAGGGCTAACTAGTATTGGT
This genomic stretch from Monomorium pharaonis isolate MP-MQ-018 chromosome 4, ASM1337386v2, whole genome shotgun sequence harbors:
- the LOC105836853 gene encoding protein tiptop isoform X3; amino-acid sequence: MSPRCPSRDSRESSGPATGSPPPPATRSSASPVSPSSIVPLPLGTHSLLPSHPAAVMAAYLQQTHQRLLLGHSPLSRGSVSPLVSSSCSPPAATPGLLVSPTSVGEISPSATPLPAVLDFSTRKTSSTEEDEEEQILNLSKPPTPSSSTETNNGPLDLSVSSRKRPGPEDSPPPPPRKSSRLASTTSSTSHQETPPGVTSGFGRPPVVSPWTSPVVASHFPYFAAAVAAAATSQQQLSPKSTSGVVDHHQLWNGKMKPPAALDKPYQPSEATKALEKMSELSKLGGEDLFRSSSGGGGAGTGANAPATTSSSRHSAWQSHWLNKGADQAKDVLKCVWCKQSFPTLAAMTTHMKEAKHCGVNMPVPPPTQGIHSQQTTMPTIPPPQQPHQPQTSTGNTGSNNSATPSSKQSPSDLNLLIKETMPLPRKLVRGQDVWLGKGAEQTRQILKCMWCGQSFRSLAEMTSHMQQTQHYTNIISQEQIISWKSSDESKSGNATGTAGGGGNVAGGGGGTVQPGGGGSGPHGNNGGPGAGATSSHVSAVLTCKVCDQAFSSLKELSNHMVKNSHYKEHIMRSITESGGRRRQTREKRKKSLPVRKLLELERAQNEFKNGDAAAGLTHSLGKHAGRITCEKCGEKIETPLFVEHIRQCIGAGTVGANQRNFLKNALMSNHLPATLPPNESGRKSVNEETSSISSRHHRSPSSASDATTPGKDTPTPNANETTAPIGTSPSVLNAIEKLIEKSFDSRVRHGTPGLHHAQPGAPIGTSILKRLGIDESVDYTKPLVDPQTMSLLRSYQQQQHQQQHFNANAATRRERSGSESSSISERGSGRTDTMTPERRMDLSNASHERHSGSMPSHHHRATPEKQAAPLPSRHHQPTEESGDEESSTVVVKKEPRDEETEERGTNEEEQQQSTREVFVKKEIVDDCRDEEDQSSYNHRRSSLHETPEDGREVMSPRMNPPTPRPTSQVEQVARSPCRNSTSSPTSSDRSVTPRGTPDTKASSSLGALSSMFDSLSGGGGGSGGNNVDSQGRKTSSHPLAALQKLCDKTETRGSGASGTSRSGGSSATSTIGSGSSNTVGVTGPGPGPTPGAILAFSWACNDAVVTADSIMKCAFCDTPFISKGAYRHHLSKMHFVKDGVIPDPLTIGRSAAAAAAAAAAAVSQGTSGGPSRNSTSPPTSQRNKSPPLPQANGSPSQSAASPLEESPHSKFLKYTELAKQLSSKYV